GAAGcacagagaaacacacaaactgacTCAGATTTTAGTCCACAGGAAAACTCTTTAAACCATGTTTTCTGAACACACTCATTTTTACATGCgaaacaaaaatgcataaacAAATATCTTTACATACAAGCCAAGGTGGTGTTGTTATTTCCTGAAATTCTTCATACAGTAGAAAGTTAAGCATAATGAACGAGGTTTCTGCAAGTTTTAGTAAGTTCAGCCTGAGACTTTTTTAGACCCTTATGACTAAAGCCTTAAGACCAACATGCattctgaaaaataatttaacaactTACACTTAACGTAAGCAggttaaaaaaacactttgttgacttaaatatttttgcTCGGGCATGAGTCTACTGTTTTTAACCAGAGTTCTCGGTTCTTTGTGGATATTTtaacattcattcatcttctacacCGCTTCTTCagtagtgggtcacaggggagctggtgcctccagcagtctacgggtgagaggaggagtacaccctggacaggttgccagtccatcacagggcaacacagagacacacaggacatacaaccacacacacacacacactcatacacacctaagggcaatttatagagaccaattaacctaacaatcatgtttttggactgtgggaggaagccgaagtacccagagagaacccacgcatgcacagggagaactaccaactgcgccaccatgcagcccatatatttaacatgtaaaaacaaataagttcATCATGAGCTACAGTGGGTAGGCCCTCAATAAGGCGACTGCAAAACAGACGAGAGAGATGGAGATggagagatagatagagagagagagcgatagatagagagagagagcaatagAGAGAGAGCAATAGATAGAGAGAgcgatagatagagagagagagcgatagatagagagagagagcaatagAGAGAGAGCAATAGATAGAGAGAgcgatagatagagagagagagcgatagatagagagagagagcaatagAGAGAGAgcgatagatagagagagagcgatagagagagagagcaatagATAGAAAGAGAGAGCAATAGAGAGAGAGCAATAGATAGAGAGAgcgatagatagagagagagagcgatagatagagagagagagcaatagAGAGAGAGCAATAGATAGAGAGAgcgatagatagagagagagagcgatagagagagagagcaatagATAGAAAGAGAGAGCAATAGAGAGAGAGCAATAGATAGAGAGAgcgatagatagagagagagcgatagagagagagagcaatagATAGAAAGAGAGAGCGATAGAGAGAgcgatagatagagagagagagcgatagagagagagagagagcgatagatagagagagagagcaatagAGAGAGAgcaatagatagagagagagagcgatagagagagagagcaatagATAGAAAGAGAGAGCGATAGAGAGAgcgatagatagagagagagagcgatagagagagagagcgatAGAGAGAgcgatagatagagagagagagcaataaatagatagagagagagagcaatagatagagagagcgatagatagagagagagagcgatagatagagagagagagcgatAGAGAGAgcgatagatagagagagagagagagcaatagAGAGAGAGCAATAGATAGAGAGAgcgatagagagagagagagagcgatagatagagagagagagcgatAGAGAGAgtgatagatagagagagagagcgatagatagagagagagagcgatagagagagagagcaatagAGAGAGAGCAATAGATAGAGAGAGCGATAGACAGAGAGAGAGcaatagagagagagagcaatagatagagagagcgatagagagaaagagagagcgaTAGAAAGAgcgatagatagagagagagcaatagatagagagagagagcaataaatagatagagagagagagcaatagatagagagagagagcaatagatagagagagagagcaatagatagagagagagagcaatagatagagagagagcaatagatagagagagagcgatagatagagagagcgatagatagagagagagagcgatagatagagagagagcaatagatagagagagagagcaatagatagagagagagcaatagatagagagagagagcgatagatagagagagagcaatagatagagagagagagcaatagatagagagagagagcaataaatagagagagagagcaataaatagatagagagagagagcaatagatagagagagagagcaatagatagagagagagagcaatagatagagagagagcaatagatagagagagagcaatagatagagagagagagcaataaatagatagagagagagagcaatagatagagagagagagcaatagatagagagagagagcaatagATAGAGAGAAAGAgcaatagatagagagagagagcaatagatagagagagagagcaatagatagagagagagcgatagatagagagagcaatagatagagagagcaatagatagagagagcaatagatagagagagagagcaatagatagagagagagagcaatagatagagagagcaatagatagagagagagcgatagatagatagagagagagagcgattaatagagagagagagagcgatagatagacagagagagagagatttagCTCATCTCACCCggatctgtttgttttcttctcgTAGCCTCTGCACCTCCATCTGCAGCTGCCTGCACTCCTCCATGATCTTCTTCACCTCTCCGTCGTCCAGTGAGGCGCTGGCTGACTTGGGCAGTGCAGAGTGCTCAGTCTTAACAGAGGTAGAGGGAGACACAGTTTTGTtgctttcactctcatgctgtGGAGAGAGTGGGCAGGGGGACAGTAGGTGGAATGACAGTGAAGGAGGaataaggaaaaagaaaacatgccaaTATGGCGGGGAGTGAGAAACAAACGTGTGAATACATACAACATGTAATGAATGACAGTGAATTTGCTGCTGATATGAGGACACTGAAATAATACTGAACATATaagataaatgtattttactaaaatattttGCCTATTATTGAACACTGAGCTTCAGTGACTAGAGTAAGAAAGTCTTGAGTTATGTGTGAATGACAAAACATGACTTATAATTTATCTACGTTTGAGTGTACACAGTGGTGGGCAAAAAATATAGTAATGGCAAAAGAAACTAACTTATACTTACAGTTTTATCATTTTCTAGAGGCACCTCAAACGTACATCTTAACTTTGAATCCATCAGCTCCTCAGGCTTGGCCTCCTTCCACTGCAAACAGGAACACAGTAAATACCAGCAGGATTCAGTGACAGCTCCCCCAACCTTGACACACTGCAGCACTCTTCAAGAAGAGTCTACACAGacattattttctaaattgACTGAATCTTTTTAGCATTGATCAAACACTGATGATTTTGTTCTCTAGATCTTTTACTGAATCTGTTGTAACATTCGGCTTTATTGGTTGGTATGGCAGCTTGTCTTTGAAAAATAACACTGTTCAGTCTTGTTTAAACTGAAAGCAAAATAACTGGCATTCAACAGCACCCCCTAGCGGATATCTAGAACAAACAGATTGGGAAAAAGACCAAAACCATCCTAGCCAGCTACAACCCCACCCTCCTTTATAGGGATTTGTCCTCCGTCCATCATGTCGAAGGTACAGGCTGCCTACTATGAGGTGCAATCGGTACTAATATTCTTTTGTCCCGTGCAATTAAAGCTCTTAATGAACTTTGACCAAGCTTGACACATTTCAGAATGTTTAACAGTTTTATTCATCCTTGTTGATATGATTATTATGTGGAGATTGTATTGACATGTGTGGATTATGCTTAGACAGTCTTCGACTGCTGCTGTGCACCAAATTTCCCCCGGTGGGAGAATAAGGAACTTagaaataacatcacacagAACTTCCGTTTAGAATAGTGTACAGAGTGAAGCTTTAATATCTAAATATTATCTTTAAGTTTATCATTAAAACAAATCAGGAATCAACAGGTTAAGTCCTGCAatttgtttctttgatactCACAACTCCTTCCATGTCAGTCATGTCTCTGGGAGCCACAATGGACTGCACCATAAATTTATGTTTACTCTTCTCATTGGGGTCGTACTCAAACGGCTGTAGCATGACTATGGAGGGAAAGGAGGGAGACAATGAAAGCTGCTAATATTCCATTTTCAAATATACAACACAATGAAAAAGCTATTTCTTCATGTCTAAAGAGCCAGACTTTAGGAACTCTTGCTGCTTTTCCCCTTAGCTTCTTCCAAGTCTTTGTATAGTACTAAGCCTTTTATGTCTCAATAGTTCATAAGTCCGCATTTATTagcttaaaacagaaaaaatataagaaaaatgtAGTCAGAAGCTGGACTGAAGCTAAGAGAAAAAGCAACCACAACCCAAACAAGCATAAACATGAAGCTATATTTCTGAAGATCACaatgaaataataatgaaataagtgttttaaGACTTTTGCACACTGTTGCACCTTCTGGTGAGTTCTACATTTCATCTGTCATGTTATATGACAAATGGTTGCTGACAAGAAAGGATTACTCATTTTAAACCTGGAACTTGTAAATGTGATGCAGCACCTTTGTGCATTAGGTAGAAATAATATGATGCAACTTTGTTTTAGTATCATTCCAGGTTAAACTGATcaataaatacaacattttGTTCTCCTATTAGAGGCAAATGTTTCCTTAGATAGCAACCGCCTAGCTCTAAATCAGATTAAAgctccattaaaaaaacaacaacaaacaaaaagaaagaaagaaatttaaaacattaaaatagttATTTGTATGAGGCCttggggaaaaacaaaaacaaacaactttttcacatgAGCGAAAAATTCAATCAAATATGTTTACAAACCGGAAACATTTACGGAGGTTCCAGCGTCGATGATGCCGCTGTTTGGACGCACACAGTATCTGCGAGGTGCGGTTGTCTTAACTTTGAAACAGACATTTCTGTCTGTAGGGTTAGTAAGCTTCAGTGTGGCGGTGACAACATCTGTAAATGGGCCTGCAGAGGACACAAAAAAGCCCGGTGACTTAAGGGTCTGTGTGACATTCAAAGCCATCAAAATTTAAATGTGGGGTTTTTACTCTTATGAAAAACTTAATGTGAAGAATGGAgacaaaatgaatgaatgaatgttcaGGAACTtgtaggttttttgtttttctttcagaaagAACTGTGCACAAACAGTTGTACATTTGCAAAGATGAGAGTCAATTTTTGGGTATGATAAA
This DNA window, taken from Girardinichthys multiradiatus isolate DD_20200921_A chromosome 1, DD_fGirMul_XY1, whole genome shotgun sequence, encodes the following:
- the LOC124874415 gene encoding vesicle-associated membrane protein-associated protein B-like isoform X1, with product MARTEQVLVLEPQQELKFRGPFTDVVTATLKLTNPTDRNVCFKVKTTAPRRYCVRPNSGIIDAGTSVNVSVMLQPFEYDPNEKSKHKFMVQSIVAPRDMTDMEGVWKEAKPEELMDSKLRCTFEVPLENDKTHESESNKTVSPSTSVKTEHSALPKSASASLDDGEVKKIMEECRQLQMEVQRLREENKQIREDDGLRKRKVATSPSNTMARSAMMKDEGLSTRVLALCLLFFVIGAIIGKLVL
- the LOC124874415 gene encoding vesicle-associated membrane protein-associated protein B-like isoform X2, giving the protein MARTEQVLVLEPQQELKFRGPFTDVVTATLKLTNPTDRNVCFKVKTTAPRRYCVRPNSGIIDAGTSVNVSVMLQPFEYDPNEKSKHKFMVQSIVAPRDMTDMEGVWKEAKPEELMDSKLRCTFEVPLENDKTTEHSALPKSASASLDDGEVKKIMEECRQLQMEVQRLREENKQIREDDGLRKRKVATSPSNTMARSAMMKDEGLSTRVLALCLLFFVIGAIIGKLVL